In Massilia antarctica, the following are encoded in one genomic region:
- a CDS encoding phosphonate ABC transporter ATP-binding protein gives MDSYRLGKLTVRHLAGTQAPALHEIDLAVAQGEQLAVIGPSGAGKTTLLATLACAHAPAGGTLHVLGQDPWALHGAARHKLRASLFLAPQTPPLPPRQRVVTAVLAARLPEWTLGQALASLFKPADPDAAHAALARFGLGDKLYARVDRLSGGERQRCGLARLLLSSARVFLVDEPLSALDPALSLITLATLRQEAARRNATLICSLHQVDMARAHFPRIVGLRDGRIVFDAAREDVSDDMIAALYRNEATVQHAPQPHETPDRLAVGACF, from the coding sequence ATGGACTCCTACCGCCTCGGCAAGCTCACCGTGCGTCACCTGGCCGGCACGCAGGCGCCGGCCCTGCACGAGATCGACCTGGCAGTGGCGCAGGGCGAGCAGCTGGCCGTGATCGGCCCGTCCGGGGCCGGCAAGACCACCTTGCTGGCCACCCTCGCCTGCGCCCACGCGCCGGCGGGCGGGACCCTGCACGTGCTCGGCCAGGACCCGTGGGCCCTGCATGGCGCGGCGCGCCACAAGCTGCGCGCCAGCCTGTTCCTGGCGCCGCAAACCCCGCCCCTGCCGCCGCGCCAGCGGGTGGTCACGGCGGTGCTGGCGGCGCGCCTGCCCGAATGGACCCTGGGCCAGGCGCTCGCTTCCCTGTTCAAGCCGGCCGATCCCGACGCCGCCCACGCGGCGCTGGCGCGTTTCGGCCTGGGCGACAAACTGTACGCGCGGGTCGACCGGCTCTCCGGCGGCGAGCGCCAGCGCTGCGGCCTGGCGCGCCTGCTGCTGTCGTCGGCGCGCGTGTTCCTGGTCGACGAGCCGCTCTCCGCGCTCGACCCGGCGCTATCCCTGATTACCCTGGCCACCCTGCGCCAGGAAGCGGCGCGCCGCAATGCCACCCTGATCTGCAGCCTGCACCAGGTGGACATGGCGCGCGCCCATTTCCCGCGCATCGTCGGCCTGCGCGACGGGCGCATCGTGTTCGACGCCGCGCGCGAAGACGTCAGCGACGACATGATCGCGGCACTCTACCGGAACGAAGCGACGGTGCAGCACGCGCCGCAGCCGCACGAAACGCCCGACCGGCTGGCCGTCGGCGCCTGCTTCTGA
- a CDS encoding putative selenate ABC transporter substrate-binding protein produces MTHFSALRTLKSMLAASLAATALLAASSAIAQVTPGVLRVSAIPDEAPTELQRKFKPLGDYLAKATGLKVEFTPVTDYPAAVEGLINKRLDLVWFGGFTFVQANVRSKGQVTPLVQRQEDTAFRSVFVTTKADINKLDDLKGKTLSFGSESSTSGHLMPRSYLLAAKIDPDTDLKRVAYSGAHDATVAAVAGGKVDAGALNISVWEKLVAEKKVDPAAVRVFYTTPGYFDYNWSVRADMPAPMKKKLTDAFLALDKSTPEGKEILELQKASKFVPTKPENYSAIEAAARSAKLLK; encoded by the coding sequence CTGCATCATTGGCCGCCACCGCGCTGCTCGCTGCCAGCAGCGCCATCGCCCAGGTCACGCCGGGTGTGCTGCGCGTATCGGCCATTCCCGACGAGGCGCCAACCGAATTGCAGCGCAAGTTCAAGCCGCTGGGCGACTACCTGGCCAAGGCCACCGGCCTGAAAGTCGAATTCACCCCCGTCACCGATTATCCGGCCGCGGTCGAAGGCCTGATCAACAAGCGCCTCGACCTGGTCTGGTTCGGCGGTTTCACTTTTGTACAGGCCAATGTGCGCAGCAAGGGCCAGGTCACGCCGCTGGTCCAGCGCCAGGAAGATACCGCCTTCCGCTCGGTGTTCGTCACCACCAAGGCCGACATCAACAAGCTCGATGACCTCAAGGGCAAGACGCTCAGTTTTGGCTCCGAATCGTCCACCTCGGGCCACCTGATGCCGCGCTCCTACCTGCTGGCCGCGAAAATCGATCCGGACACCGATCTCAAGCGCGTGGCCTACTCCGGCGCGCACGACGCCACCGTGGCCGCCGTCGCCGGCGGCAAGGTCGATGCCGGCGCGCTCAATATCTCGGTCTGGGAAAAACTGGTCGCCGAGAAGAAGGTCGATCCGGCCGCCGTGCGCGTGTTCTACACCACCCCGGGCTACTTCGATTACAACTGGAGCGTGCGCGCCGACATGCCGGCACCGATGAAGAAGAAGCTGACCGACGCCTTCCTCGCCCTCGACAAGTCGACCCCGGAAGGCAAGGAAATCCTCGAACTGCAAAAAGCCAGCAAGTTCGTGCCGACCAAGCCGGAAAACTACAGCGCCATCGAAGCGGCCGCGCGCAGCGCCAAGCTGCTCAAGTAA